The DNA segment ctaacccctgaccccttcACCCCGTCCTCTCAGGCCCTGGAGCTACTGCAGATACCATCCAGCCTCAGACTGATCTAACCCCTGACTAGAGAAGCGGTCCAGTAACCTAAAGGTGTCTGTTTTTTAATCCCAGTGATAACAGGGGAAAAGCTGGCAGGAGTGAAGTTGCCACTTTCTTCTAGAGTCTCAGGTGGCTCCGACTGCcattgtgtccttgagcaaggcactcctaaccaatcaatcaatcaatcaaatgtatttataaagccctttttacatcagccgatgtcacaaagtgctgtacagaaacccagcctaaaaccccaaacagcaagcaatgcagatgtagaagcacgttgGCTCCAGGGACGCTCTGCTCTAAAACCAACCTTTTACAATCATCACAGTAATTATGGATCCAAATAACCAAAGATCATTTTGAAAGAATGAGTGTTTTGATGTATACTTGTTATACAGTTTGATAGAAATACTAAGATGACTCCTGACGAATGTCCGATGTACAGTAAAAATGCAGATGCTGTTGCAGAGTGATTGTCTAATGCTTGGTGGTATAAGGAGAAACATTACTTCTCAGGTCAGATGAGATGACACATGTGAActgtgttgtttttttatattgtcTGTGTAAATTGAGAATGTTTCCACTCAATGTTATTGAGTACCATACACAGTAAATAAAATATGGCTTGTCTCTTGTTTTGAAGATATATTTTTGGAGGGGTATTATGCCACATATAAGAATTTAATATTTAAATTATAAAAACATGTGCCTAAAATTCATTATACAACAAAATATTGTATTAGTTGATAATGTTTCTATTTGTAAGCATTTATTTTAAACAACTGCAAATTTATATACAGGAGCACTTTAGACCTGCAAATGATACAGTAGGACCAGTGTTAGTCCAAACCTCTCTTTTTGATACAGTAGGACCAGTGTTAGTCCAAACCTCTCTTTTTGATACAGTAGGACCAGTGTTAGTCCAAACCTCTTTTTGATACAGTAGGACCAGTGTTAGTCCAAACCTCTTTTTGATACAGTAGGACCAGTGTTAGTCCAAACCTCTTTTTGATACAGTAGGACCAGTGTTAGTTTAAACCTCTTTTTGATACAGTAGGACCAGTGTTAGTCCAAACCTCTCTTTGATACAGTAGGACCAGTGTTAGTCCAAACCTCTTTTTGATACAGTAGGACCAGTGTTAGTCCAAACCTCTTTGATACAGTAGGACCAGTGTTAGTCCAAACCTCTTTTTGATACAGTAGCACCAGTGTTAGTTCAaatctctcttttttttttactttattcaCAATATTAGTGGTCATGgctgtttaataaatgtatcgtagcTATTCGTGCAGTGGAGGATCTAGCACCACAGCCAGAGGCAGCTTCCCTACTAGAGGCAGCTTCCCTACTAGAGGCAGTTTCCCTACTAGAGACAGCTTCCCTACTAGAGGCAGCTTCCCTACTAGAGGGAGTTTCCCTACTAGAGACAGCTTCCCTACTAGAGGCAGCTTCCCTACTAGAGACAGCTTCCCTACTAGAGACAGCTTCCCTACTAGAGACAGCTTCCCTACTAGAGACAGCTTCCCTACTAGAGGCAGTTTCCCTACTAGAAAACTGGGAGATCATCTTTTATCTGACGTCATGACAGCTGAATCAGCTGCGAGCCTTCAGTTTGCAAAGAGCCTTTTTGCCGCCCCGACGCTGCTCTGACGACGGGAATATATGAGATTTTACATAAACCCTGAAATGGCTACACAGGAGGTACAACCGAATGAGACTCTCACTAACCTAAAAGCAGAATCGGATACGTTGAAAACGAAGCTGGAGGACGAAAGAGCGAAACTGCACGATGTCGAACGTGAGTGGTGCTGAAAAtgagaggagaagggaagggaaggcCCCGCGAATTAAAACATAGTCTGCCTTCCAAATAGGATTGCATGACACATGTAAACACGACCATAATAtcagaatatatatataatagataTATATTGTGAATTTGTCATATTGCTATTATTAGGCCACAGTGCATTGAATCGGTAATTtgaagaaaatgtattatttttgcataaattgtaaATGGTTTATTTGTAGCCACTTGCTCGtccatgttttattattttaacTTGTCGTATTTGTTCAGATGACAAAATGCATAGAATGGCTATGTGTCTATTTCCATCTGCAATTAGACATATAGCCTAGGCTGTGGTTGAAATTTCTCCTTGTATTTTCCATTTTGCCATTGACGCTCAAAAAGCACCGTTTTAATATAGACTAGCCCAGATGGTGGTTTGTAGCATTATTCATATTCATCCTTGATTTATGCTTGGCTGGTCGATCTGGTTGAGATCAGAGAGATTAATGGAACATCTCTAACCATTTACTGCGCGTTCATCCCCAACACGGATCAGATGGATTATTGCTAGAACACATTAAGACCGCGCGCGTGCTATGATAACCACAGGCAAACGTCGGATTTTCGTCCCTATAACAACAGTACACTAACGTTAGCAAATGCTAGTCCCCTATAATTTACAACTCTAGATGAGTTAGATTGATTCCTACAACATTTGATTGATCCCTACAACAGTGCCCTAATGTCTGATATTGGTCCAGAACTAACCACTTTAacgttggatcttggtccctaatacagtacactaacttaggatcttggtccctactacagcaCACTAAcataggatcttggtccctacaacAGTACACTAACTTAGGATCTTGGTCCCTAATACAGTACACTAAcataggatcttggtccctactacagcaGACTAAcgtaggatcttggtccctactccCTACAACAGCAGACTAAcgtaggatcttggtccctactccCTACAACAGCACACTAAcgtaggatcttggtccctactccCTACAACAGTACACTAAcataggatcttggtccctacaacAGTACACAAACttaggatcttggtccctactacagtacactaacttaggatcttggtccctacaacAGTACACTAACCTAGCATCTTGGTCCCTACAACAGTACACTAACctaggatcttggtccctacaacAGTACACTAAcgtaggatcttggtccctactacagtacactaaCATAGGATCGTGGTCCCTACAACAGTACACTAACATAGTGTACTGTTGTAGGGACCACGATCCTATGTTAGTGTACTGTTGTAGGGACCACGATCCTATGttagtgtactgtagtagggaccaagatcctacgTTAGTGTACTgttgtagggaccaagatcctagGTTAGTGTACTGTTGTAGGGACCACGATCCTAACttaggatcttggtccctacaacagtacactaacttaggatcttggtccctactacagtacactaacttaggatcttggtccctacaacAGTACACTAACCTAGGATCGTGGTCCCTACAACAGTACACTAACctaggatcttggtccctacaacAGTACACTAAcgtaggatcttggtccctactacagcaCACTAACATAGGATCGTGGTCCCTACAACAGTACACGAACttaggatcttggtccctacaacagtacactaacttaggatcttggtccctactacagtacactaaCCTAGGATCTTGATCCCTACTCCCTACTACAGCACACTAACttaggatcttggtccctacaacAGTACACGAACTTAGGATCTTGGTCCCTAAAACAGTACACTAAcgtaggatcttggtccctacaacAGTACACTAAcataggatcttggtccctactccCTACAACAGCACACTAACttaggatcttggtccctacaacAGTACACTAACTTAGGATCTTGGTTCCTACTACAGTACACTAACctaggatcttggtccctactccCTACTACAGCACACTAACttaggatcttggtccctactccCTACTACAGCACACTAACttaggatcttggtccctacaacAGTACACTAACCTAGgttcttggtccctactacagtacactaacctaggatcttggtccctacaacAGTACACTAACCTAGgttcttggtccctactacagtacactaacctaggttcttggtccctactacagtacactaaCCTATGATCTTGGTCCCTACTCCCTACTACAGCACACTAACttaggatcttggtccctactacagtacactaaCTTAGGATCTTGGTTCCTACTACAGTACACTAACctaggatcttggtccctactccCTACTACAGCACACTAACttaggatcttggtccctactacagtacactaacctaggttcttggtccctactacagtacactaacctaggatcttggtccctactccCTACTACAGCACACTAACttaggatcttggtccctactacagtacactaaCTTAGGATCTTGGTTCCTACTACAGTACACTAACctaggatcttggtccctactccCTACTACAGCACACTAACttaggatcttggtccctactacagtacactaacctaggatcttggtccctactccCTACTACAGCACACTAACttaggatcttggtccctactacagtacactaacctaggatcttggtccctactccCTACTACAGCACACTAACTtgggatcttggtccctactacagtacactaacctaggatcttggtccctactccCTACTACAGCACACTAACTtgggatcttggtccctactacagtacactaaCCTAGGTTtatggtccctactacagtacactaaCCTAGGATCTGGGTCCCTACTCCCTACTACAGCACACTAACttaggatcttggtccctactccctactacagtacactaatttaggatcttggtccctactacagtacaccaggTGGCAGAGAAGGTGGATGGACTGGGACAGTTTATCATGAAGACCCGGCGTACTCTGAAGGGACATGGCAACAAAGTTCTCTGCATGGACTGGTGTAAGGACAAGAGGAGGATTGTCAGCTCATCACAGGTGAGTGTTGGATTAATGTAACATTTTCTGAAGTCCTAAACAGATGCATTCATGTAGTCGTCACTCCAGGCAGTcactgtccatggtcctgaaatgGATTGTAAGCTTGTCATCGGGGAATTTGAGGTTTGGTAAGGTCCTAAACAGATGCATTCATGTAGTCGTCACTCCAGGCAGTcactgtccatggtcctgaaatgGATTGTAAGCTTGTCATCGGGGAATTTGAGGTTTGGTAAGGTCCTAAACAGATGCATTCATGCCAGTCGCCACCCTTGATATACTGACGGTCCATgacgtagattttttttttttttttttgggggggggggggggtttgtttcAACTAATATGCACTGCTTTCAGTGGTTATCAAATGAATGCCATATTTTGTTGGAAATGTAGAGAATCTTACGCTTGTGTGCTACTTCTAATGTTTTTCCCGGTCTATCTTATTTTCAGGATGGGAAAGTGATTGTATGGGATGCCTTCACCACTAACAAGGTAGGGAATCTTTCTTCTCCCTCCAGAGAGGCTATAGAGTTGACAACTGGTTGGAGAAATAGTAAGACTTCTGTAGTTCTTTGAGCTGATATTTTTAGTGTACattccaaatggcgccctattctctacatagtgcgctactttttgACTAGTGCCCTATTGACCCTAGTCAAAACTAGTGgactatatttgtatttatttgacctttGAATCCCATTGAAACCAAGGTCTATTTTACGACGGAGCCCTGCAtctcacaattacacaacaaaCACAGTCCCGGAAGCACATTGGTTATAGGTTGCCGTCTGGGCCGCAGACTGGTTTTCATAGCAAGTTTTATTTTTTGCCTTTCCTTTGAAGCGTGCCAACATTGGGAATAAGAAGAGACAATATTTCCTTGGCAGATTTTGAAttctgttgttattgttgttgttgtggttgcaTATTTCTGTAAGCAGGAAGTTTCCCCACTGAGTTTGATGATGTCATGGTGTTGAGTCTCCCTCGTGCATTTTGAGATGGATTTTACATTGCAGTTGTGCAGAATCACTGatcaaatcaccttgcatccaAAAATAACTATTATGTGATCAAGATCAGAGATTCGGCGCCTCGTCGCCTTGCTGAATACTTATGCCTTCAAACATGCCGATTGTTTTCTAGGAGCACGCAGTGACCATGGTGTTATATTGCTGATTGTACCTTTATAATGTGGTGTTTTCTAGGAGCACGCAGTGACCATGGTGTTATATTGCTGATTGTACCTTTATAATGTGGTGTTTTCTAGGAGCACGCAGTGACCATGCCGTGCACCTGGGTGATGGCCTGCGCCTACGCCCCCTCTGGATGTGCAGTAGCCTGTGGGTAAGTCTCTGTACTCCTGGATGTGCAGTAGCCTGTGGGTAAGTCCCTGTACTCCTGGATGTGCAGTAGCCTGTGGGTAAGTCTCTGTACTCCTGGATGTGCAGTAGCCTGTGGGTAAGTCCCTGTACTCCTGGATGTGCAGTAGCCTGTGGGTAAGTCCCTGTACTCCTGGATGTGCAGTAGCCTGTGGGTAAGTCCCTGTACTCCTGGATGTGTAGTAGCCTGTGAGTAAGTCCTTGTACTCCTGGATGTGCAGTAGCCTGTGAGTAAGTCCCTGTACTCCTGGATGTGCAGTAGCCTGTGAGTAAGTCCCTGTACTCCACCCAGACGCTCCATTTCTCCACTGtgccactgtgcttctgcttGCCCTTTGGGGTCTATGCCCGGTTACTGTAAAACACAACTGTTGACGTTAAAAACGTTCGAAATAAAATGTCATTGATCGATTGATTGGATTTCAGTGGTCTGGACAACAAGTGCTCTGTGTACCCTCTGTCCTTGGACAAGAATGAGAACCTGGCAGCGAAGAAGAAGTCTGTCGCCATGCACACCAACTACTTATCTGCCTGTAGCTTCACCAACTCAGACATGCAGGTTAGACGAGACACCTCTTCATCTTCTACCTTCGTCTGATGTAATGATTATTTGTCGTACATTTGTATATTTTGTTATAGTCTTTATCAAGGTTTCTGTATTTGTTCCTTTCTATAACTCATTGAATTACTTGATTACTGCTAAATCAGTTGACTTTCCTATGGCAGGTGAGTTATGGGAAATCACAGcctgtcatactgtactgtacctggaAAGAACTTCCATGCTTGTTTAATAATTCACAACAGTCAAACGTTCCCCATTGGATATAGTTAGTCACATGCTTTAGCCTCGGCCAAGACTCTTCTATTTATGGGTCCGTGTCAGAGAATTCTGAATCTGAATAATGACTTCACTCTGACCCTACTATTGGTAGTAGTGTGGTTGTAGTTTGCTCTCTGGGAGCCGTTTTCCCTGACATATTCAATATAGAATCTGCAGAAATATTTATTTTAGTCCTGAAATGAGACTAATATAGGTTTGTGAAACCAGTCCTGGATGTAGATTATGCTGGGAAACCAGTCCTGGATGTACAATATGCTGGGAAACCAGTCCTGAATGTACAATATGCTGGGAAACCAGTCCTGGATGTAGATTATGCTGGGAAACCAGTCCTGGATGTACATTATGCTGGAAAACAAGTCCTAGATGTAGATTATGCTGGGAAACCAGTCCTGGATGTACATTATGCTGGGAAACCAGTCCTGGGTGTAGATTATGCTGGGAAACCAGTCCTGGATGTAGATTATGCTGGGAAAACAGTCCTGGATGTACAATATGCTGGGAAACCAGTCCTGGATGTAGATTATGCTGGGAAACCAGTCCTGGATGTAGATTATGCTGGGAAAACAGTCCTGGATGTAGATTATGCTGGGAAACCAGTCCTGGATGTACAATATGCTGGGAAACCAGTCCTGGATGTACATTATGCTGGGAAACCAGTCCTGGATGTACATTATGCTGAGAAACCAGTACTGGATGTAGATTATGCTGGGAAACCAGTCCTGGATGTAGATTATGCTGGGAAACCAGTACTGGATGTAGATTATGCTGGGAAACCAGTACTGGATGTAGATTATGCTGGGAAACCAGTACTGGATGTAGATTATGCTGGGAAACCAGTCCTGGATGTACATTATGCTGGGAAACCAGTACTCGATGTAGATTATGCTGGGAAACCAGTCCTGGATGTACATTATGCTGGGAAACCAGTCCTGGATGTAGATTATGCTGGGAAACCAGTCCTGGATGTACAATATGCTGGCAAACCAGTCCTGGATGTACATTATGCTGGGAAACCAGTACTGGATGTAGATTATGCTGGGAAACCAGTCCTGGATGTACATTATGCTGGGAAACCAGTCCTGGATGTAGATTATGCTGGGAAACCAGTCCTGGATGTACAATATGCTGGGAAACCAGTCCTGGATGTACAATATGCTGGGAAACCAGTCCTGGATGTACATTATGGGGTGAATCCTAACCTTACGTCTAAATTTCATTGACATTCAATGGATGACTGAGTGGCAGTTAGTATTATGTTGCGATCCCAAGATGCAGTTTGTGATGAACCCCTTGTCTTCCAGATCCTGACGTCGAGCGGAGACGGAACCTGTGCATTATGGGATGTGGAGAGTGGTCAGCTGTTACAGAGTTTCCATGGACACGCCGCCGATGTTCTATGTCTCGACCTAGCTCCTTCTGAGACTGGCAACACCTTCGTCTCTGGAGTGAGGAGACAACTAGTAGTATTTCACTTTGTCTCACAATGAGAAATTGTGAGAAAAAAAACCAGCATGACTGCTCCTATAAGCCTTCTTTCTCCCTCCGCTTTTCACTTAAAAGAAATTATACAAAAAACAACATTCctttcatatttttattttattccaaAATATAGATTTTAAGTGATAAGAGGAAACAGATGAAAGGACACCATAGTGACGAAATAGTGGCGGGCTTGAGATTCCAACCCCTGCCTCTAGGGGACTGCAGAGAAACTGGGTTACATTTTGCATAATGTGGATATtttccatttttatttaaccctGAAATGCCCTTGAGGTTAAACCCTCTTTTGCGAGGGCGACCTGCCAAAAAGGTCAGCATTAATGTGTGAATCCAGAATCCTTTATGTGTGTCTCATGCAGGGCTGTGACAAGAAGGCCAATGTATGGGACATGCGCTCAGGCCAGTGCATCCAGTCCTTCGAAACCCACGAATCAGACATCAACAGTGTCAGGTGAGGTCACAAGATATGACTTTATTCAAAGCGACTTATAGCACTTGTCAACACTGACATATATTAATGTTAAGTAGGAGTACTCTACCCTCCCGTTTGCATGGTTTTCTTATATTACCTGGCGTTTGTCTCCTTCCTTGGCATCAGGTACTACCCCAGTGGAGATGCATTTGCTTCAGGCTCCGATGATGCTACAGTAAGTTGTCATCCATATCATTTACTGCTTGATCGCATGTTGATCACATGTTGATCGCATGTTGATCACATGTTCATCGCATGTTGCCTTTCGATGTCAAAGTTCATGAAGTCATTTCTTTgtagaaaaaaatgtaaaaagaattCACcccatttgcaaaaaaataaatcTTTAAATAAAGCATTGTTTGTTTCAGTGTCGTCTCTATGACCTGAGGGCAGACAGAGAAGTGGCCATTTATTCAAAAGATAGCATCATATTTGGTGCCTCCAGTGTTGACTTCTCTCTCAGTGGTAAGACGCAATGCCCTTAGGGATCGATTCAATCCGTAGCAAATAAATCCTTTATTCTACTGGCCATATAAAACATGATTTGACTGATCAATTTCACTAATTAAACTCATAATGATTCATACTAAATTAAACTCATGTTATTTGCTGTTGAATAAGAATAGCTTACTTTCACATTAACCTTCTCATCAAAAATGATGTGTTACGTTTATATTGTTGA comes from the Salmo trutta chromosome 4, fSalTru1.1, whole genome shotgun sequence genome and includes:
- the LOC115192893 gene encoding guanine nucleotide-binding protein subunit beta-5a, which codes for MRFYINPEMATQEVQPNETLTNLKAESDTLKTKLEDERAKLHDVELHQVAEKVDGLGQFIMKTRRTLKGHGNKVLCMDWCKDKRRIVSSSQDGKVIVWDAFTTNKEHAVTMPCTWVMACAYAPSGCAVACGGLDNKCSVYPLSLDKNENLAAKKKSVAMHTNYLSACSFTNSDMQILTSSGDGTCALWDVESGQLLQSFHGHAADVLCLDLAPSETGNTFVSGGCDKKANVWDMRSGQCIQSFETHESDINSVRYYPSGDAFASGSDDATCRLYDLRADREVAIYSKDSIIFGASSVDFSLSGRLLFGGYNDYTINVWDVLKGTRVSILFGHENRVSTLRLSPDGTAFCSGSWDHTLRIWA